From Toxorhynchites rutilus septentrionalis strain SRP chromosome 2, ASM2978413v1, whole genome shotgun sequence, a single genomic window includes:
- the LOC129767226 gene encoding chromatin accessibility complex protein 1 encodes MEQEKLTQLPISRIRTVMKTSPSIGPINTDALFLMCRAAEMFIEYIAKNAHQKGNKTLDYKHLAAYVESKAALDFLVQVLPDKITVKEYKQILEERKGTDDEDSDSDEESSVEGDSGGEEENESDESGSSSAEEGDVISINSSSSDEKENSKNISNKKTLVKHKTGDSP; translated from the exons ATGGAGCAGGAAAAGCTGACACAGCTTCCCATTAGTCGCATACGAACAGTGATGAAAACGTCCCCATCGATTGGTCCCATCAACACAGACGCTTTATTCCTGATGTGTCGAGCAGCG GAAATGTTCATCGAGTACATTGCGAAGAACGCACACCAGAAGGGTAACAAAACCCTCGACTACAAGCATCTGGCCGCCTACGTCGAATCGAAGGCAGCGTTAGATTTTCTGGTTCAGGTTTTACCTGATAAGATTACCGTGAAGGAGTATAAACAGATACTAGAGGAGCGGAAGGGCACAGACGATGAGGATAGCGACAGTGACGAGGAGAGCAGTGTGGAGGGCGACTCTGGTGGCGAAGAGGAAAATGAATCCGATGAATCCGGATCGTCCTCGGCTGAAGAGGGCGATGTGATTTCGATAAATTCGTCCAGCTCGGATGAGAAGGAGAACTCTAAGAATATTAGCAACAAGAAAACGCTGGTAAAGCACAAGACTGGCGATTCACCCTAG
- the LOC129767224 gene encoding probable cytochrome P450 308a1, with product MIELYIALSVLVICLYFKWSCSYWRRVGNIDGPQPLPFFGNVFEQLTAKKHYGEIFDEIYRSYPSALWVGIYELFNKPAIVVRDMDLVKEILVSNFQSYNKNSFRVDETIDPLISMNPFTQSGDKWKQRRSQITPVFSMPRIRAAIPIINNIAENFIEHVTNARDTCLDFEAKDLCAKYTIDVVASCAFGIDAESFHNPDAEFRRYGLALFKADSIVAWLRAFLALFVPRVSSILRLPFVPGKVDRWFRGVIGEVMRQRKDGEVKRQDLFQAIYDSLSQNGTIEVKTSEIVGHSVTFLTEGYETSSTLMSYMLYELATNQKIQEKVLDEIDSVLEEFNGSLTDEAVQKLVYMERAMYETLRMHSPVFTLPKICTKTIELPPQYPTDKKRMWLKSGMTAIIPVNAIHYDPEIYPEPFRFDPDRFLEENKQCRHRYAFLAFGEGPRICPGMKFGLTQSKIGIATLLSKFRVELSGKQELPLEFSKTSFLLAPKSGIWVKFEKRQ from the exons ATGATTGAACTGTACATCGCTCTGTCGGTGCTGGTGATTTGTTTGTATTTCAAATGGTCATGCAGCTATTGGCGCCGCGTGGGTAATATCGATGGACCGCAGCCTctaccatttttcggcaatgttttcgaacaattaACTGCGAAGAAACATTATGGCGAGATTTTCGACGAAATTTAccg ATCATATCCATCGGCATTGTGGGTGGGAATCTACGAGTTGTTCAACAAACCAGCGATCGTTGTTCGTGATATGGACCTGGTGAAGGAAATTCTCGTAAGCAACTTTCAAAGCTACAACAAAAACTCCTTCCGGGTGGATGAAACCATTGATCCTCTGATTTCGATGAATCCATTCACTCAATCCGGGGACAAGTGGAAGCAAAGACGGTCGCAAATTACGCCGGTTTTCTCCATGCCCAGAATACGAGCTGCCATACCAATAATTAACAATATAGCGGAGAATTTCATTGAACATGTTACCAATGCTCGTGACACATGTCTCGATTTCGAGGCAAAAGAT CTCTGTGCGAAATACACCATCGACGTTGTAGCTAGCTGCGCCTTTGGTATAGACGCCGAGTCATTCCACAATCCCGATGCCGAGTTCCGACGATATGGCCTGGCTCTTTTTAAAGCGGATTCGATCGTTGCTTGGTTGCGTGCTTTTCTGGCCCTGTTTGTTCCGCGAGTTTCATCAATTCTCAGGTTACC ATTTGTCCCCGGGAAGGTAGATCGATGGTTCCGTGGAGTTATAGGAGAAGTCATGCGACAACGTAAGGATGGTGAAGTGAAACGACAAGATCTGTTCCAAGCGATTTACGATTCACTCTCGCAGAACGGTACGATCGAGGTGAAAACCAGTGAGATTGTTGGGCATtctgtcacattcctgactgaGGGCTATGAAACTTCCAGCACTCTGATGAGCTATATGCTTTATGAG CTGGCAACCAATcagaaaattcaggaaaaagttCTGGATGAAATCGATTCCGTATTAGAGGAATTCAACGGGAGTCTAACTGATGAGGCTGTCCAAAAGTTGGTTTACATGGAACGCGCAATGTACGAAACACTGCGAATGCACAGTCCTGTTTTCACTCTTCCCAAAATTTGCACAAAGACTATCGAGCTACCTCCTCAGTATCCAACCGACAAGAAGAGGATGTGGTTGAAAAGCGGAATGACGGCCATCATTCCAGTTAACGCTATCCATTATGATCCAGAGATATACCCCGAACCATTCCGCTTCGATCCTGATCGCTTCCTGGAGGAAAACAAGCAGTGCCGCCACCGGTATGCTTTCTTAGCGTTCGGCGAGGGCCCACGCATTTGTCCGGGAATGAAATTTGGACTTACTCAGAGCAAGATAGGAATCGCAACGTTGCTTAGCAAGTTCAGAGTGGAGCTTTCTGGAAAACAAGAGCTTCCACTGGAATTCTCGAAAACGTCTTTTCTGCTGGCACCGAAGAGTGGAATTTGGGTCAAGTTTGAAAAGAGGCAATAA